The following proteins are encoded in a genomic region of Astatotilapia calliptera chromosome 22, fAstCal1.2, whole genome shotgun sequence:
- the LOC113014099 gene encoding sodium bicarbonate cotransporter 3-like isoform X4 has protein sequence MDCPSEQMRPLLRAGLDEEAIVDHGKTSFATLSNYEKDDFESHRAVYVGVHVPLGRESKRRHRHRGHKQRKKKNRDSEEGKEDGRDSPTYDTPSQRVQFILGTEDDDLEHVPHDLFTEMDELSFRDGTATEWRETARWLKFEEDVEDGGERWSKPYVATLSLHSLFELRSCILNGTVLLDMRASSIEEIADMVIDSMVASGQLKEDLRDKVREAMLKKHHHQNERKLSNRIPLVRSIADIGEGLSSSRLSLHKPGTASSVSNLSQRRESRVSVLLNHLLPSSSSNTGLFPGPSPFTTPQALRRSQSPSHRQGVVLGPQGIPEVVVSPPEDEDPPEEEAVSPQLSRRASSASQSVELLPLEGPLVSQNSVPNNLDSNKAMDRRPSKVGVSRESSSVDFSKVDMNFMKKIPPGAEASNVLVGEVDFLEKPIIAFVRLSPAVLITGLTEVPVPTRFLFLLLGPHGKGPQYHEIGRSMATLMTDEIFHDVAYKAKDRTDLLSGIDEFLDQVTVLPPGEWDPTIRIEPPKNVPSQIKRKIPLQPNGSAPPAGELEKEEDHHAGPELQRTGRIFGGLVLDVKRKAPFYWSDIRDALSLQCLASVLFLYCACMSPVITFGGLLGEATKGNISAIESLFGASLTGVAYSLFAGQPLTILGSTGPVLVFEKILFKFCKDYSLSYLSLRTSIGLWTAFLCILLVATDASSLVCYITRFTEEAFAALICIIFIYEALEKLFHLGELYPVNMHNSLDNLTLYSCQCSPPANATDEVMQKWNQSGYSPDSIEWSSLSVSTCKLLHGDFVGPACGHHGPYIPDVLFWSVILFFTTFFLSSFLKQFKTERYFPTRVRSTISDFAVFITIMIMVLVDYLMGIPSPKLNVPDRFEPTSKNRGWLMDPLGENPWWTLLVAVLPAMLCTILIFMDQQITAVIINRKEHKLKKGCGYHLDLLLVAIMLGVCSIMGLPWFVAATVLSISHVNSLKVESGCSAPGEQPKFLGIREQRVTGFMIFVLMGCSVFMTSVLKFIPMPVLYGVFLYMGVSSLKGIQFFDRIKLFGMPAKHQPDLIYLRYVPLWKVHIFTLIQLSCLVLLWVIKVSAAAVVFPMMVLALVFIRKLLDFFFTKRELSWLDDLMPESKKKTEDDKKKKAREKLDEESGLEEEEEMGIKDTYEDSNRLKIPVKELSGSSDTDPLVVNISDEMAKTAVWKAVNSSAESCVQPVKLSGSQEKVACVRVDVSPDTPGRDSTTETFL, from the exons ggtCTAGATGAGGAGGCGATTGTTGACCACGGAAAGACGAGCTTCGCCACTCTCTCAAACTATGAGAAAGACGATTTTGAAA GCCACAGAGCAGTGTACGTGGGTGTCCATGTTCCTCTTGGGAGGGAGAGTAAGCGGAGGCATCGCCACAGAGgacacaagcaaagaaagaagaagaatagaGATTCCGAGGAGGGGAAAGAAGATGGCAGGGATTCTCCTACTTATG ACACGCCATCCCAGAGGGTACAGTTCATCTTGGGTACAGAGGATGATGACCTGGAGCACGTCCCTCACGACCTCTTCACCGAAATGGATGAGCTGTCCTTTAGAGATGGCACTGCCACTGAGTGGAGAGAGACTGCCAG ATGGCTGAAGTTTGAAGAGGATGTGGAAGATGGTGGTGAGAGGTGGAGTAAGCCTTACGTGGCCACATTGTCCTTGCACAGCTTATTTGAACTGCGTAGCTGCATACTTAACGGCACAGTTTTGCTGGATATGAGGGCCAGTAGTATCGAGGAAATCGCAG ACATGGTGATAGACAGCATGGTGGCGTCAGGGCAGCTGAAGGAGGATTTGCGTGACAAGGTGCGGGAAGCAATGCTGAAGAAACACCATCATCAGAATGAGAGAAAGCTCAGCAATCGCATCCCACTTGTGCGCTCCATTGCTGACATAG GAGAGGGCCTGTCCTCTTCACGTCTTTCTCTCCACAAGCCAGGGACAGCATCCTCCGTATCCAACCTGTCCCAGAGACGAGAGTCCAGAGTCTCCGTTCTGCTCAACCACCTGctgccctcttcttcttccaacACTGGGCTTTTCCCAGGTCCTTCTCCCTTTACCACCCCTCAGGCTTTACGCCGTTCTCAGAGCCCATCACACAGACAGGGCGTAGTCCTCGGCCCACAAGGCATCCCTGAGGTTGTGGTATCTCCTCCAGAGGATGAGGACCCACCAGAAGAAGAGGCGGTATCACCACAGCTCAGCCGGCGAGCATCCTCAGCATCCCAGAGCGTTGAGCTGCTGCCCTTAGAAG GACCACTGGTGTCTCAGAACTCCGTCCCAAACAATCTGGATAGCAACAAGGCAATGGATAGGCGGCCATCCAAAGTAGGGGTCAGTAGAGAAAGCAGCAGTGTCGACTTCAGCAAG GTGGACATGAATTTCATGAAAAAGATTCCCCCGGGTGCTGAGGCTTCCAATGTGCTAGTGGGAGAAGTGGACTTCCTGGAGAAGCCCATAATTGCATTTGTTCGACTGTCACCTGCAGTCCTTATCACAGGCCTTACTGAGGTGCCTGTGCCCACAAG GTTTCTTttcctgcttttgggtcctcaCGGCAAAGGACCACAGTACCATGAAATTGGCAGATCCATGGCCACGCTAATGACAGACGAG ATTTTCCACGACGTTGCATACAAGGCCAAAGACCGAACTGATCTACTCTCTGGGATAGATGAGTTCCTTGATCAGGTGACTGTCCTTCCTCCTGGAGAGTGGGATCCCACAATTCGAATTGAGCCACCCAAGAATGTCCCATCTCAG ATAAAGAGGAAAATACCACTGCAGCCCAATGGCAGTGCACCTCCAGCTGGAGAACTGGAAAAGGAGGAGGACCATCATGCAGGGCCTGAGCTGCAGAGGACTGGGAG AATTTTCGGAGGTCTGGTCCTGGATGTCAAGCGGAAAGCGCCCTTTTACTGGAGCGACATCAGGGACGCTCTCAGTCTGCAGTGTCTCGCTTCTGTCCTTTTCCTTTACTGCGCCTGCATGTCTCCTGTCATCACATTCGGGGGTCTGCTTGGGGAGGCGACAAAAGGCAACATA AGCGCCATCGAGTCTCTATTTGGGGCATCACTGACAGGAGTAGCATACTCCCTCTTTGCAGGCCAGCCCCTCACTATTCTTGGCAGCACGGGGCCTGTTTTAGTATTTGAGAAGATCCTCTTTAAGTTCTGCAA GGACTATAGCTTGTCCTACCTGTCTCTACGGACCAGCATTGGTCTGTGGACTGCCTTCCTGTGTATCCTCCTTGTGGCCACAGATGCAAGCTCTCTGGTTTGCTACATTACCCGCTTCACAGAGGAAGCTTTTGCAGCATTGATCTGCATCATCTTCATCTACGAAGCTCTAGAGAAGCTCTTTCATCTGGGAGAATTGTACCCTGTCAACATGCATAACAGCTTGGACAACCTTACTCTGTATTC GTGTCAGTGCTCTCCACCAGCAAATGCTACAGATGAGGTCATGCAGAAGTGGAACCAGTCCGGATATAGTCCAGACTCTATCGAATGGAGCAGCCTCAGTGTTTCA aCGTGCAAATTGCTCCATGGAGACTTTGTGGGTCCTGCCTGTGGTCACCATGGGCCGTACATCCCAGATGTTCTCTTTTGGTCTGTTATCCTCTTCTTCACAACCTTCTTTTTGTCATCATTCCTCAAGCAGTTTAAAACAGAAAGATACTTCCCCACCAGG GTGCGATCCACTATTAGTGACTTTGCAGTGTTTATAACCATCATGATTATGGTGCTAGTGGACTACCTAATGGGGATCCCGTCTCCTAAACTGAATGTTCCTGACCGCTTTGAG CCAACTTCAAAGAACAGAGGCTGGCTAATGGATCCGTTAGGAGAAAACCCTTGGTGGACACTGCTGGTGGCAGTACTTCCTGCCATGCTCTGCACCATCCTCATTTTTATGGATCAGCAGATCACAGCAGTCATCATCAACCGCAAAGAGCACAAGCTGAAG AAAGGATGTGGCTATCACCTGGACTTGCTCCTCGTGGCAATAATGCTGGGCGTGTGCTCCATTATGGGCTTGCCGTGGTTTGTGGCTGCAACCGTCCTCTCCATTTCCCACGTTAACAGCCTGAAGGTGGAGTCTGGCTGCTCCGCACCGGGAGAACAGCCCAAGTTTTTGGGAATCCGGGAACAGCGAGTCACGGGATTTATGATCTTTGTCCTGATGGGTTGTTCTGTCTTCATGACATCAGTGCTCAAG TTTATTCCAATGCCGGTTCTGTACGGAGTCTTTCTCTACATGGGTGTCTCTTCCCTCAAAGGCATTCAA TTCTTTGACAGAATCAAACTGTTTGGCATGCCTGCAAAGCACCAGCCTGACCTGATCTACCTGCGCTATGTGCCACTGTGGAAGGTCCATATCTTCACCCTGATACAGCTCAGCTGTTTGGTGCTGCTCTGGGTAATCAAggtgtctgcagcagctgttgtATTCCCCATGATG GTTCTGGCGCTGGTCTTTATCCGAAAGCTTCTAGACTTTTTCTTTaccaagagagagctgagctggCTCGATGACTTGATGCCAGAAAGCAAAAAGAAGACTGAGGAtgataagaaaaagaaagcgcGTGAAAAGCTG GATGAAGAGTCCGgactggaggaagaagaagagatggGGATTAAGGACACTTATGAAGACTCGAACCGGCTCAAGATCCCAGTGAAGGAACTCTCAGGGAG
- the LOC113014099 gene encoding sodium-driven chloride bicarbonate exchanger-like isoform X9, whose translation MDCPSEQMRPLLRAGLDEEAIVDHGKTSFATLSNYEKDDFESHRAVYVGVHVPLGRESKRRHRHRGHKQRKKKNRDSEEGKEDGRDSPTYDTPSQRVQFILGTEDDDLEHVPHDLFTEMDELSFRDGTATEWRETARWLKFEEDVEDGGERWSKPYVATLSLHSLFELRSCILNGTVLLDMRASSIEEIADMVIDSMVASGQLKEDLRDKVREAMLKKHHHQNERKLSNRIPLVRSIADIGKKHSDPLLLEKNGEGLSSSRLSLHKPGTASSVSNLSQRRESRVSVLLNHLLPSSSSNTGLFPGPSPFTTPQALRRSQSPSHRQGVVLGPQGIPEVVVSPPEDEDPPEEEAVSPQLSRRASSASQSVELLPLEGPLVSQNSVPNNLDSNKAMDRRPSKVGVSRESSSVDFSKVDMNFMKKIPPGAEASNVLVGEVDFLEKPIIAFVRLSPAVLITGLTEVPVPTRFLFLLLGPHGKGPQYHEIGRSMATLMTDEIFHDVAYKAKDRTDLLSGIDEFLDQVTVLPPGEWDPTIRIEPPKNVPSQIKRKIPLQPNGSAPPAGELEKEEDHHAGPELQRTGRIFGGLVLDVKRKAPFYWSDIRDALSLQCLASVLFLYCACMSPVITFGGLLGEATKGNISAIESLFGASLTGVAYSLFAGQPLTILGSTGPVLVFEKILFKFCKDYSLSYLSLRTSIGLWTAFLCILLVATDASSLVCYITRFTEEAFAALICIIFIYEALEKLFHLGELYPVNMHNSLDNLTLYSCQCSPPANATDEVMQKWNQSGYSPDSIEWSSLSVSTCKLLHGDFVGPACGHHGPYIPDVLFWSVILFFTTFFLSSFLKQFKTERYFPTRVRSTISDFAVFITIMIMVLVDYLMGIPSPKLNVPDRFEPTSKNRGWLMDPLGENPWWTLLVAVLPAMLCTILIFMDQQITAVIINRKEHKLKKGCGYHLDLLLVAIMLGVCSIMGLPWFVAATVLSISHVNSLKVESGCSAPGEQPKFLGIREQRVTGFMIFVLMGCSVFMTSVLKFIPMPVLYGVFLYMGVSSLKGIQFFDRIKLFGMPAKHQPDLIYLRYVPLWKVHIFTLIQLSCLVLLWVIKVSAAAVVFPMMVLALVFIRKLLDFFFTKRELSWLDDLMPESKKKTEDDKKKKAREKLDEESGLEEEEEMGIKDTYEDSNRLKIPVKELSGRSYRIEVVTHSVPFSDTDPLVVNISDEMAKTAVWKAVNSSAESCVQPVKLSGSQEKVACVRVDVSPDTPGRDSTTETFL comes from the exons ggtCTAGATGAGGAGGCGATTGTTGACCACGGAAAGACGAGCTTCGCCACTCTCTCAAACTATGAGAAAGACGATTTTGAAA GCCACAGAGCAGTGTACGTGGGTGTCCATGTTCCTCTTGGGAGGGAGAGTAAGCGGAGGCATCGCCACAGAGgacacaagcaaagaaagaagaagaatagaGATTCCGAGGAGGGGAAAGAAGATGGCAGGGATTCTCCTACTTATG ACACGCCATCCCAGAGGGTACAGTTCATCTTGGGTACAGAGGATGATGACCTGGAGCACGTCCCTCACGACCTCTTCACCGAAATGGATGAGCTGTCCTTTAGAGATGGCACTGCCACTGAGTGGAGAGAGACTGCCAG ATGGCTGAAGTTTGAAGAGGATGTGGAAGATGGTGGTGAGAGGTGGAGTAAGCCTTACGTGGCCACATTGTCCTTGCACAGCTTATTTGAACTGCGTAGCTGCATACTTAACGGCACAGTTTTGCTGGATATGAGGGCCAGTAGTATCGAGGAAATCGCAG ACATGGTGATAGACAGCATGGTGGCGTCAGGGCAGCTGAAGGAGGATTTGCGTGACAAGGTGCGGGAAGCAATGCTGAAGAAACACCATCATCAGAATGAGAGAAAGCTCAGCAATCGCATCCCACTTGTGCGCTCCATTGCTGACATAGGCAAGAAACATTCTGACCCACTCTTGCTTGAAAAGAACG GAGAGGGCCTGTCCTCTTCACGTCTTTCTCTCCACAAGCCAGGGACAGCATCCTCCGTATCCAACCTGTCCCAGAGACGAGAGTCCAGAGTCTCCGTTCTGCTCAACCACCTGctgccctcttcttcttccaacACTGGGCTTTTCCCAGGTCCTTCTCCCTTTACCACCCCTCAGGCTTTACGCCGTTCTCAGAGCCCATCACACAGACAGGGCGTAGTCCTCGGCCCACAAGGCATCCCTGAGGTTGTGGTATCTCCTCCAGAGGATGAGGACCCACCAGAAGAAGAGGCGGTATCACCACAGCTCAGCCGGCGAGCATCCTCAGCATCCCAGAGCGTTGAGCTGCTGCCCTTAGAAG GACCACTGGTGTCTCAGAACTCCGTCCCAAACAATCTGGATAGCAACAAGGCAATGGATAGGCGGCCATCCAAAGTAGGGGTCAGTAGAGAAAGCAGCAGTGTCGACTTCAGCAAG GTGGACATGAATTTCATGAAAAAGATTCCCCCGGGTGCTGAGGCTTCCAATGTGCTAGTGGGAGAAGTGGACTTCCTGGAGAAGCCCATAATTGCATTTGTTCGACTGTCACCTGCAGTCCTTATCACAGGCCTTACTGAGGTGCCTGTGCCCACAAG GTTTCTTttcctgcttttgggtcctcaCGGCAAAGGACCACAGTACCATGAAATTGGCAGATCCATGGCCACGCTAATGACAGACGAG ATTTTCCACGACGTTGCATACAAGGCCAAAGACCGAACTGATCTACTCTCTGGGATAGATGAGTTCCTTGATCAGGTGACTGTCCTTCCTCCTGGAGAGTGGGATCCCACAATTCGAATTGAGCCACCCAAGAATGTCCCATCTCAG ATAAAGAGGAAAATACCACTGCAGCCCAATGGCAGTGCACCTCCAGCTGGAGAACTGGAAAAGGAGGAGGACCATCATGCAGGGCCTGAGCTGCAGAGGACTGGGAG AATTTTCGGAGGTCTGGTCCTGGATGTCAAGCGGAAAGCGCCCTTTTACTGGAGCGACATCAGGGACGCTCTCAGTCTGCAGTGTCTCGCTTCTGTCCTTTTCCTTTACTGCGCCTGCATGTCTCCTGTCATCACATTCGGGGGTCTGCTTGGGGAGGCGACAAAAGGCAACATA AGCGCCATCGAGTCTCTATTTGGGGCATCACTGACAGGAGTAGCATACTCCCTCTTTGCAGGCCAGCCCCTCACTATTCTTGGCAGCACGGGGCCTGTTTTAGTATTTGAGAAGATCCTCTTTAAGTTCTGCAA GGACTATAGCTTGTCCTACCTGTCTCTACGGACCAGCATTGGTCTGTGGACTGCCTTCCTGTGTATCCTCCTTGTGGCCACAGATGCAAGCTCTCTGGTTTGCTACATTACCCGCTTCACAGAGGAAGCTTTTGCAGCATTGATCTGCATCATCTTCATCTACGAAGCTCTAGAGAAGCTCTTTCATCTGGGAGAATTGTACCCTGTCAACATGCATAACAGCTTGGACAACCTTACTCTGTATTC GTGTCAGTGCTCTCCACCAGCAAATGCTACAGATGAGGTCATGCAGAAGTGGAACCAGTCCGGATATAGTCCAGACTCTATCGAATGGAGCAGCCTCAGTGTTTCA aCGTGCAAATTGCTCCATGGAGACTTTGTGGGTCCTGCCTGTGGTCACCATGGGCCGTACATCCCAGATGTTCTCTTTTGGTCTGTTATCCTCTTCTTCACAACCTTCTTTTTGTCATCATTCCTCAAGCAGTTTAAAACAGAAAGATACTTCCCCACCAGG GTGCGATCCACTATTAGTGACTTTGCAGTGTTTATAACCATCATGATTATGGTGCTAGTGGACTACCTAATGGGGATCCCGTCTCCTAAACTGAATGTTCCTGACCGCTTTGAG CCAACTTCAAAGAACAGAGGCTGGCTAATGGATCCGTTAGGAGAAAACCCTTGGTGGACACTGCTGGTGGCAGTACTTCCTGCCATGCTCTGCACCATCCTCATTTTTATGGATCAGCAGATCACAGCAGTCATCATCAACCGCAAAGAGCACAAGCTGAAG AAAGGATGTGGCTATCACCTGGACTTGCTCCTCGTGGCAATAATGCTGGGCGTGTGCTCCATTATGGGCTTGCCGTGGTTTGTGGCTGCAACCGTCCTCTCCATTTCCCACGTTAACAGCCTGAAGGTGGAGTCTGGCTGCTCCGCACCGGGAGAACAGCCCAAGTTTTTGGGAATCCGGGAACAGCGAGTCACGGGATTTATGATCTTTGTCCTGATGGGTTGTTCTGTCTTCATGACATCAGTGCTCAAG TTTATTCCAATGCCGGTTCTGTACGGAGTCTTTCTCTACATGGGTGTCTCTTCCCTCAAAGGCATTCAA TTCTTTGACAGAATCAAACTGTTTGGCATGCCTGCAAAGCACCAGCCTGACCTGATCTACCTGCGCTATGTGCCACTGTGGAAGGTCCATATCTTCACCCTGATACAGCTCAGCTGTTTGGTGCTGCTCTGGGTAATCAAggtgtctgcagcagctgttgtATTCCCCATGATG GTTCTGGCGCTGGTCTTTATCCGAAAGCTTCTAGACTTTTTCTTTaccaagagagagctgagctggCTCGATGACTTGATGCCAGAAAGCAAAAAGAAGACTGAGGAtgataagaaaaagaaagcgcGTGAAAAGCTG GATGAAGAGTCCGgactggaggaagaagaagagatggGGATTAAGGACACTTATGAAGACTCGAACCGGCTCAAGATCCCAGTGAAGGAACTCTCAGGGAG ATCCTACAGAATAGAAGTAGTGACCCACAGCGTCCCATT
- the LOC113014099 gene encoding sodium bicarbonate cotransporter 3-like isoform X1, with protein MDCPSEQMRPLLRAGLDEEAIVDHGKTSFATLSNYEKDDFESHRAVYVGVHVPLGRESKRRHRHRGHKQRKKKNRDSEEGKEDGRDSPTYDTPSQRVQFILGTEDDDLEHVPHDLFTEMDELSFRDGTATEWRETARWLKFEEDVEDGGERWSKPYVATLSLHSLFELRSCILNGTVLLDMRASSIEEIADMVIDSMVASGQLKEDLRDKVREAMLKKHHHQNERKLSNRIPLVRSIADIGKKHSDPLLLEKNGEGLSSSRLSLHKPGTASSVSNLSQRRESRVSVLLNHLLPSSSSNTGLFPGPSPFTTPQALRRSQSPSHRQGVVLGPQGIPEVVVSPPEDEDPPEEEAVSPQLSRRASSASQSVELLPLEGPLVSQNSVPNNLDSNKAMDRRPSKVGVSRESSSVDFSKVDMNFMKKIPPGAEASNVLVGEVDFLEKPIIAFVRLSPAVLITGLTEVPVPTRFLFLLLGPHGKGPQYHEIGRSMATLMTDEIFHDVAYKAKDRTDLLSGIDEFLDQVTVLPPGEWDPTIRIEPPKNVPSQIKRKIPLQPNGSAPPAGELEKEEDHHAGPELQRTGRIFGGLVLDVKRKAPFYWSDIRDALSLQCLASVLFLYCACMSPVITFGGLLGEATKGNISAIESLFGASLTGVAYSLFAGQPLTILGSTGPVLVFEKILFKFCKDYSLSYLSLRTSIGLWTAFLCILLVATDASSLVCYITRFTEEAFAALICIIFIYEALEKLFHLGELYPVNMHNSLDNLTLYSCQCSPPANATDEVMQKWNQSGYSPDSIEWSSLSVSTCKLLHGDFVGPACGHHGPYIPDVLFWSVILFFTTFFLSSFLKQFKTERYFPTRVRSTISDFAVFITIMIMVLVDYLMGIPSPKLNVPDRFEPTSKNRGWLMDPLGENPWWTLLVAVLPAMLCTILIFMDQQITAVIINRKEHKLKKGCGYHLDLLLVAIMLGVCSIMGLPWFVAATVLSISHVNSLKVESGCSAPGEQPKFLGIREQRVTGFMIFVLMGCSVFMTSVLKFIPMPVLYGVFLYMGVSSLKGIQFFDRIKLFGMPAKHQPDLIYLRYVPLWKVHIFTLIQLSCLVLLWVIKVSAAAVVFPMMVLALVFIRKLLDFFFTKRELSWLDDLMPESKKKTEDDKKKKAREKLDEESGLEEEEEMGIKDTYEDSNRLKIPVKELSGSSDTDPLVVNISDEMAKTAVWKAVNSSAESCVQPVKLSGSQEKVACVRVDVSPDTPGRDSTTETFL; from the exons ggtCTAGATGAGGAGGCGATTGTTGACCACGGAAAGACGAGCTTCGCCACTCTCTCAAACTATGAGAAAGACGATTTTGAAA GCCACAGAGCAGTGTACGTGGGTGTCCATGTTCCTCTTGGGAGGGAGAGTAAGCGGAGGCATCGCCACAGAGgacacaagcaaagaaagaagaagaatagaGATTCCGAGGAGGGGAAAGAAGATGGCAGGGATTCTCCTACTTATG ACACGCCATCCCAGAGGGTACAGTTCATCTTGGGTACAGAGGATGATGACCTGGAGCACGTCCCTCACGACCTCTTCACCGAAATGGATGAGCTGTCCTTTAGAGATGGCACTGCCACTGAGTGGAGAGAGACTGCCAG ATGGCTGAAGTTTGAAGAGGATGTGGAAGATGGTGGTGAGAGGTGGAGTAAGCCTTACGTGGCCACATTGTCCTTGCACAGCTTATTTGAACTGCGTAGCTGCATACTTAACGGCACAGTTTTGCTGGATATGAGGGCCAGTAGTATCGAGGAAATCGCAG ACATGGTGATAGACAGCATGGTGGCGTCAGGGCAGCTGAAGGAGGATTTGCGTGACAAGGTGCGGGAAGCAATGCTGAAGAAACACCATCATCAGAATGAGAGAAAGCTCAGCAATCGCATCCCACTTGTGCGCTCCATTGCTGACATAGGCAAGAAACATTCTGACCCACTCTTGCTTGAAAAGAACG GAGAGGGCCTGTCCTCTTCACGTCTTTCTCTCCACAAGCCAGGGACAGCATCCTCCGTATCCAACCTGTCCCAGAGACGAGAGTCCAGAGTCTCCGTTCTGCTCAACCACCTGctgccctcttcttcttccaacACTGGGCTTTTCCCAGGTCCTTCTCCCTTTACCACCCCTCAGGCTTTACGCCGTTCTCAGAGCCCATCACACAGACAGGGCGTAGTCCTCGGCCCACAAGGCATCCCTGAGGTTGTGGTATCTCCTCCAGAGGATGAGGACCCACCAGAAGAAGAGGCGGTATCACCACAGCTCAGCCGGCGAGCATCCTCAGCATCCCAGAGCGTTGAGCTGCTGCCCTTAGAAG GACCACTGGTGTCTCAGAACTCCGTCCCAAACAATCTGGATAGCAACAAGGCAATGGATAGGCGGCCATCCAAAGTAGGGGTCAGTAGAGAAAGCAGCAGTGTCGACTTCAGCAAG GTGGACATGAATTTCATGAAAAAGATTCCCCCGGGTGCTGAGGCTTCCAATGTGCTAGTGGGAGAAGTGGACTTCCTGGAGAAGCCCATAATTGCATTTGTTCGACTGTCACCTGCAGTCCTTATCACAGGCCTTACTGAGGTGCCTGTGCCCACAAG GTTTCTTttcctgcttttgggtcctcaCGGCAAAGGACCACAGTACCATGAAATTGGCAGATCCATGGCCACGCTAATGACAGACGAG ATTTTCCACGACGTTGCATACAAGGCCAAAGACCGAACTGATCTACTCTCTGGGATAGATGAGTTCCTTGATCAGGTGACTGTCCTTCCTCCTGGAGAGTGGGATCCCACAATTCGAATTGAGCCACCCAAGAATGTCCCATCTCAG ATAAAGAGGAAAATACCACTGCAGCCCAATGGCAGTGCACCTCCAGCTGGAGAACTGGAAAAGGAGGAGGACCATCATGCAGGGCCTGAGCTGCAGAGGACTGGGAG AATTTTCGGAGGTCTGGTCCTGGATGTCAAGCGGAAAGCGCCCTTTTACTGGAGCGACATCAGGGACGCTCTCAGTCTGCAGTGTCTCGCTTCTGTCCTTTTCCTTTACTGCGCCTGCATGTCTCCTGTCATCACATTCGGGGGTCTGCTTGGGGAGGCGACAAAAGGCAACATA AGCGCCATCGAGTCTCTATTTGGGGCATCACTGACAGGAGTAGCATACTCCCTCTTTGCAGGCCAGCCCCTCACTATTCTTGGCAGCACGGGGCCTGTTTTAGTATTTGAGAAGATCCTCTTTAAGTTCTGCAA GGACTATAGCTTGTCCTACCTGTCTCTACGGACCAGCATTGGTCTGTGGACTGCCTTCCTGTGTATCCTCCTTGTGGCCACAGATGCAAGCTCTCTGGTTTGCTACATTACCCGCTTCACAGAGGAAGCTTTTGCAGCATTGATCTGCATCATCTTCATCTACGAAGCTCTAGAGAAGCTCTTTCATCTGGGAGAATTGTACCCTGTCAACATGCATAACAGCTTGGACAACCTTACTCTGTATTC GTGTCAGTGCTCTCCACCAGCAAATGCTACAGATGAGGTCATGCAGAAGTGGAACCAGTCCGGATATAGTCCAGACTCTATCGAATGGAGCAGCCTCAGTGTTTCA aCGTGCAAATTGCTCCATGGAGACTTTGTGGGTCCTGCCTGTGGTCACCATGGGCCGTACATCCCAGATGTTCTCTTTTGGTCTGTTATCCTCTTCTTCACAACCTTCTTTTTGTCATCATTCCTCAAGCAGTTTAAAACAGAAAGATACTTCCCCACCAGG GTGCGATCCACTATTAGTGACTTTGCAGTGTTTATAACCATCATGATTATGGTGCTAGTGGACTACCTAATGGGGATCCCGTCTCCTAAACTGAATGTTCCTGACCGCTTTGAG CCAACTTCAAAGAACAGAGGCTGGCTAATGGATCCGTTAGGAGAAAACCCTTGGTGGACACTGCTGGTGGCAGTACTTCCTGCCATGCTCTGCACCATCCTCATTTTTATGGATCAGCAGATCACAGCAGTCATCATCAACCGCAAAGAGCACAAGCTGAAG AAAGGATGTGGCTATCACCTGGACTTGCTCCTCGTGGCAATAATGCTGGGCGTGTGCTCCATTATGGGCTTGCCGTGGTTTGTGGCTGCAACCGTCCTCTCCATTTCCCACGTTAACAGCCTGAAGGTGGAGTCTGGCTGCTCCGCACCGGGAGAACAGCCCAAGTTTTTGGGAATCCGGGAACAGCGAGTCACGGGATTTATGATCTTTGTCCTGATGGGTTGTTCTGTCTTCATGACATCAGTGCTCAAG TTTATTCCAATGCCGGTTCTGTACGGAGTCTTTCTCTACATGGGTGTCTCTTCCCTCAAAGGCATTCAA TTCTTTGACAGAATCAAACTGTTTGGCATGCCTGCAAAGCACCAGCCTGACCTGATCTACCTGCGCTATGTGCCACTGTGGAAGGTCCATATCTTCACCCTGATACAGCTCAGCTGTTTGGTGCTGCTCTGGGTAATCAAggtgtctgcagcagctgttgtATTCCCCATGATG GTTCTGGCGCTGGTCTTTATCCGAAAGCTTCTAGACTTTTTCTTTaccaagagagagctgagctggCTCGATGACTTGATGCCAGAAAGCAAAAAGAAGACTGAGGAtgataagaaaaagaaagcgcGTGAAAAGCTG GATGAAGAGTCCGgactggaggaagaagaagagatggGGATTAAGGACACTTATGAAGACTCGAACCGGCTCAAGATCCCAGTGAAGGAACTCTCAGGGAG